The window AATAACTATTACTCAAGAAATGTTTTAGATTTATATTTAAAAGCAAGAACACACTTAGGTTTAAACTCTTCTCCACTTTTAAATGAGCCAAATGTTGTTTCTGAAAACAATGAAGGTGAATACTTATTATATAATCAACCTAAAAAGAATGAACAAGGTGAAATTGTTATAAATAAAGATACAGTTGAAAGCGGAAACGATATTTGAGGATATAAAGTAGGTAGTTCAGATCTTAAAAATGCGATGGAAAATAGTAAGCGTCGTTTCTTACAAACTTATGAAGGATTAGTTAAAGCAACTGAAGAAAGACGTAAAGAAAATGGTATTAATAATAAAGAAGATCAAAAATGATTACAAGTATTTGATCTTTGATTAATGAATACATTAGATCAAAACTCAGGAACATTAAATCCAACAAAATATTCAGATGACCAATTCCCAGTGAAATACATGATTAAAGATAAAGATGGTAAATTGAAATTTACAAAAGCTTCTTTAGATATGTTAAGTGGAATTTTAAAAGATGGCCAAGGTAATTTCATTCAATTTGAAGATAGAAGTGGTGAACTAGTGCCAAAAATTGTTGAAGGTAGTTGAGATTCTGATAGTAAAGAATATAACAACATTTCAAAAATATTAGTGTTTAATAAAGATGGAAGTCCAGTTATAAACGTACCTTTAAATGTAGATTTTAATAATCATAATGAAGATGAAAATCCATATGATCAAACTGGAGAAAGAAACGCAAACATAACTAAAAAATACATTAATGATAAAATAAAAGAAATTGAAGATACTATTAAATCATTAATTGTAAAAGAATTTAGTATTAATGGTTGAGATTTTAGTACCACTAATACTTCAATTGAACCAAAAACAATTATTGCATATCCTTCATATGCTGAAATATTTACATCAGCAAATAAAAACTATAATTTATCAATTTTAAAACCATATATTGATCATTTACAATCTAGAAATAGAGAAACAGCAACAATTACACCTGAGTATATAGTTGCTAAATATTATGCAGATGATGGAACAGTTTTAAGAGATAGAATTCACCACATTGGTGATTCAAAAATTAGAGATGTTTTACAAGAAGATTTTTATTTAAATCCATTCGAAGAAAAAGGTAAAGATAATACAACATTTACTGATATATTAATTTCAATGTATTTAGCAGAAGGAGAAACATATCCAACTCTTGCAGCTGGAGCAAAACAAGTTTTATGATTAGATAAAGATACACAATATTTACCTAACGTGAAATTAGAAAATGCATTTACAGACGGATTTTTAATTGATACATTTAATAAACAAACATTAAAACAAATCAATCAATTACCTTTATTAAATTGATATGGACCATATACAAGATCATTAATTGGTATTGATATCAAAAATAATAGTTACTTAACAGTAAATGCAAATGATGAAATAGTTTCAGAAAATCCTCAAGTTCCAGGATATCCAGCCTTCTGAGAAATGAAGTCTTTAAAAATTAATAAAAATACTCTTGCAAAAGATCCATTGAATTCTTTATTTGATAGTTACTATCTTTTAAAAGATAATAAAAAATTATTTGATTTTGATCTAAAATTTTTAAATTATAATGATTTCTTTAATTTTGCAAGTGTTGATACTTTAAGAGCCAAATTAGATTCACAAGCTAAAGTTGTAAACTGAGATATTGATTACGTTGAATCTAAATTTGATATTGATAAATTTATAAAAGGTTTAAAATTAGCATTATCACTTGATAATAGCTTATCTACTTCAGATAAATTAAAACTAAATAAATTATTAAGAGATAACAATCGTCAAGAAATAGCCAATGAAATAATGAGAAGATTTACTGAATCTAAATTAGCATTATTTATAAAAGATATTCCATTATCTACAATTAAACAAAAAATTGAAGAAAATAAAGACAATCAACTAAGATATGCTTGAATTTTTGATAAAGATTTAGGTTATGCAACATTTAAATCAGAAGATGTTGTTGTTGGTAAAGATAATTTAGATGAATCTAAATGAGAAATGCCAGTGCAACAATTATTAAATACATATGATGAATTTGCAAAAGAAAATAATGTTTCTTTAGATAAATTCTCATTATTTGATGATTTAATTTTAGATAATAAAACACAAATGTATTCAACACAACTTTTATATAACTTTAGATTATCAAAATTTGGTATGGATAGCATTTTATTATCATTTACAAAAGGTATAACTAAAAAACTAAAACCAACAGAAGATGTTGTAAATTACTTTAAAACTAAAACAGAACGTAAATTTAATGAATTTTTCTCAGATTATACTTATTCATTTGCTGAAGTAATTAACCGTGATAATTTACAAATAACTTATTCACCTTCAACTTCAGAATTTAGAAATTTACCAAGTTTTATTACTAATGTAAGTGAAGCTACAACAGGTCTTGAATACGTTGTAGATGGTCAACCAACAGCTAAATGAAAAGATGCATTAATTCAATTCAAAGGGGAATCAAAACATACAATTCAAAACACAATTGTTGATTATGAACAAAAATTAGATAATGAATTAAAACTAAGAGCTAATAAATTGAATCTAGATTACAGACCAAATGATATGGCCAATGTAGATAATTTTTCAAGTGATCAAAATAAAAATTCAAATTATCTAGGTCAATTTAAATCAATTAACAATGGTTGATTTAAAGACCGTTGATACCGTGATATGTTGAATTTTAGATTATATGATGATGAAGGTATACCAATAGTTGATGATACTATCAGAATTAAAGATTTAGAAGGTAATGTTGTAAATAATAGAGCAAAAGCATATTGAGAATACTATATTCAATCACAAGGGGTAGGACACCGTAATATTTCAAACATTTGAAGACACACTGATAAAGATGCAGTTGCAATGTTTGGATATTTAAATGCAGAAGATGCTAAAAAAGTTAATTACTTAGTTTTTGAAGATATTCAAACTCATGAAAGAAAAACTTTAAAAATTAATAAAGAATTTAGTAGTAATATGTTCTATTACAAAACTCAAAATATTAACAATGAAAATGATATAAATGCACGTCATTGATTAAAAGATGAAGCTTATGATTATACAGATTCAAACGGATATCATAAAGGAACAGGATTTGTTGCTTGAGTAAGTGATTATGCAATTATGTCTAATTATCAAAATAAATTATTAGAACCAAATCATGAATACAAAATATATTTCTCAGATTCAGAAGCTGGAAATATCACCTTAAAAATGGATTTAGGTAAAAACCAAAGTGTTTCAGAAAATGGTAAAACATTTTCTCAAGCACCAACATCAATATATTTAAAAGAAATTGATGGACAACAAGTACCAGTATTACATGTAGGCGTACAATTTAACGGAACAAAATAAGGAGAACAATGAAAGCAAAAAAATTATTATTATTTACTTTGCCAGTAGCTACACTTGCTTTACCTGTAACAGTTATTGCATGTAGCAATGAAAATTCTAATGATACGATTTTAAATAAAGTTAGATCTATTCGTAAAGATTATGATTTAGGATTAGCAACTGATCCTATTAACTCATTAAATTATATTAAGTACCCTTCTGTTAATAAAATACTGCCTTCATTAGTGGAATCACCATTAAAAAATGGACCTAATGAAGCTATTAAACGTCTAGCTAATATTCCTAAAATGAATTTAGGTTTATACCAAACTTCAGAAGATGGAACATTAGATACATATTTAGAAGAAAATCCTAATCCTGAAAATTCTGGTCAATTTTATTCATTAGATAACTTTGGTTCTGCACCAGGAACAATTGCAACTGATCAAACTGAATATCTTTCAGTTAATTCTGTAGTTACTCCATCAAATAAATTTTTATCAAGTAATATTTTATTAAATGATGGGCAAAGCAAATGAAGTAATGGTGATACAGTTACTGCTGATGATTATATTGATGCAATGCACTATATTTTAGATTTAGAAACAGGTTCACAAAAAGTAACAACAATGTTACAAAGAAAATTTAAATCTTCAAGTGAAATGATTGAAGCACAACAAAGATATATTCAAAAACATAATGTAGCTTTTAAAAATCCATTTGCTTATCCACCTATTAAAAAAGAAAATGGCAAATGAGTATATGATGTCTTTAATCCAAATTACAAACCATGAGCTAGTCAAAATGAAAATGATGAAGAAGATGTCAAAATAATTAAAGAAACAGCTTTAAATTTAGGATTCTACTCAGGAAGAATGTATTGAAACTTATCAAATTATGAAGTTTTAAGCGCTATTCCTTATTCACCTGATTTTGATTTTGAAGCAGATGAAACAATTTTAATGTTACCTAATCCAGAATATTCACTTAAATTACATTCTGAAGAAGAACTTCAAGATATAGCACAAAGAATTCCAACAAAAGTTAAAAAATATTTATATTTTGATCCAAAACAAAAACCATCACAAGAATTTAAAAAATTATTAAATCAATCATATGAATTAAAACATAAATTAGGATCTATTTCTTATGATCCAGATAATCCTCAAATTTATACAGAAGCAGTTAATAAACTTTATAAAAATTTAGTTCCAAACGGTCAAACTACATTAAATAATGATTTTGTAAAAAGATTAGAACCTAAAAAATATATGCAAAATAGAGTTTTAGCTCTTGATGAATATACTTTAAGAATTGCATATGATGAATATCAACCAACAACCATTAATAATGCATATCAAGATATAAATTCTATGATAGTTCCAATTAATAGATTATTTGTTGAATCTATTGGTGGAATTAGAGAATTTGGACTAAAAAAAGAAAACTTCTTAACAAACGGGCCTTTTGATATTGATGATTTAGTTTTAGGACCACAAGGATATTTAGAATTAACAAAAAATAAACAATATTATTCAGCATCTAAAACTATTAGTAATAAAATCAAAATTTATTTCTCAAATGATGCAAACATTAATTCAACAATGTTTGATGAAGGATATATTTCAACTACAAGAATTCCATCAGTTTTACAATGATCTTATTGATCTGATTTAAATAAACGTAAATATATGAACAAATCAACTGGATTTGGAACTATTGCTTTAGCATTTAATTTAGATAAAGAAACAAATGGTGATTCTTATGTTAATGATATTAATTTAAGAAATGCAATTTATTATGCAATTAATCGTAATGAAATGTTAAATATAGTTGGATGGAGTACATCATTTCCAGTTATAACTTGAACTGCTTTTGGTCAAGCCTCTTCAAGTTTTGGTGATGCAGTTGAATCTGGTTTTGATCACGACTATATGTATACTAAATATGGAAATTATCCAGAAAATGAAAATGATGAAAATAATTATTTAAATTCATTTATTTACAAAAAAGCAAAACCTCTAGCTCGAGAAAAAAAATGAGGTATTCCTATTCCAGTTCAAAACTATACACATATTGATCATATTTCTAAAACAATGCGTTTTGAAACAGTAGATAGAACAGATAAAGGATATCATCCAGAAGTTGCTAGAAAATTTTTAGATGAATTTAAAAAAGATCACCCTGATTTAAAACAAGTTACTTTAAAATATATTTCAAACTCAACTGATGAACAAAAAAATGCTGGATTAGCGATAAAAGACTTTATGAAAAAAGCATTTGGCGATTATATTCAAATTGAAATTAAAAACTTACCCGAAAATGTTTATGAAGATTGAAGAACTACAGGTAAATATGATTTACTATATCGTAACTTTGATGCATTTGGAAGTGATATATACTCATATATAAGAGTTTTCTTAAAACCAGATGAAATTAAATCAGAGCAACAAAAAACTACCGGATTTAGAAATAATCCTGCAGGTAGTTGAACCTATCATGAATTCTTTACCAAATTAGGTTACTCACGTGATGAAAATAATAATTTAGTAATTAAAAACTCAGAAGATAAAAAGAAAATTGAAGAATTAAAACAAAGATTAAGAATTTTAGGAACAAAACCAAACCATCCAGATGTTTGGGATAAAATTGTTGATC is drawn from Mycoplasma miroungirhinis and contains these coding sequences:
- a CDS encoding ABC transporter substrate-binding protein, translating into MKAKKLLLFTLPVATLALPVTVIACSNENSNDTILNKVRSIRKDYDLGLATDPINSLNYIKYPSVNKILPSLVESPLKNGPNEAIKRLANIPKMNLGLYQTSEDGTLDTYLEENPNPENSGQFYSLDNFGSAPGTIATDQTEYLSVNSVVTPSNKFLSSNILLNDGQSKWSNGDTVTADDYIDAMHYILDLETGSQKVTTMLQRKFKSSSEMIEAQQRYIQKHNVAFKNPFAYPPIKKENGKWVYDVFNPNYKPWASQNENDEEDVKIIKETALNLGFYSGRMYWNLSNYEVLSAIPYSPDFDFEADETILMLPNPEYSLKLHSEEELQDIAQRIPTKVKKYLYFDPKQKPSQEFKKLLNQSYELKHKLGSISYDPDNPQIYTEAVNKLYKNLVPNGQTTLNNDFVKRLEPKKYMQNRVLALDEYTLRIAYDEYQPTTINNAYQDINSMIVPINRLFVESIGGIREFGLKKENFLTNGPFDIDDLVLGPQGYLELTKNKQYYSASKTISNKIKIYFSNDANINSTMFDEGYISTTRIPSVLQWSYWSDLNKRKYMNKSTGFGTIALAFNLDKETNGDSYVNDINLRNAIYYAINRNEMLNIVGWSTSFPVITWTAFGQASSSFGDAVESGFDHDYMYTKYGNYPENENDENNYLNSFIYKKAKPLAREKKWGIPIPVQNYTHIDHISKTMRFETVDRTDKGYHPEVARKFLDEFKKDHPDLKQVTLKYISNSTDEQKNAGLAIKDFMKKAFGDYIQIEIKNLPENVYEDWRTTGKYDLLYRNFDAFGSDIYSYIRVFLKPDEIKSEQQKTTGFRNNPAGSWTYHEFFTKLGYSRDENNNLVIKNSEDKKKIEELKQRLRILGTKPNHPDVWDKIVDLSVMYNNEDINEYTKRHMKFLTSQFTDEEKEQGWTEVIAFSVIAGFEKIVREAAPVIPLMEVDTYWEVTRINGSSSLYTYSLQYAYDVLNPPVATLPTLIK